In the Alligator mississippiensis isolate rAllMis1 chromosome 7, rAllMis1, whole genome shotgun sequence genome, one interval contains:
- the LOC132251786 gene encoding maestro heat-like repeat-containing protein family member 2B — protein MDLKLTLIRSVTEISRAIQDADGSQSFQFTYKEELLGYMLDFIKEEPMDSLASPVRLTAMLAIKHLSKVKPSLNRDANRSLLETCLRCLVPLPAVQHLTQEGETAQDSLQIQSLHELSMQALGELMRGLLEEDPTESWVMEMFHLLEPWLSVDKEWERDRALQGSAQLLAACREAVYCRLQEPFGKTGFLLGLLAPYSCASLATSRLWAADCIACLLPIQDQSMGMDAAEEELKGIREELKASTPETVLAASSRMAKVLGKYCPSSQTHEFMETMLTGMLRASPTCATAGGHWLLRIIKEHGEALLKEVPDILGTITMHMPAMQEGCMKSCLLEAVASLAGFHVEAVTSSLLCRPLPMDSDTSELWWAMGGGDDFSIHVLHLFLAKLDHRAETESSSLTVAFEPLAATCAALEIISTLQCGQVLRDMLPAMLRALVEQTSHTVGQKMPAPGGSLSSITEGQVHVVGNPCR, from the exons ATGGACTTAAAGCTGACCCTCATCCGGTCAGTCACTGAGATCAGCCGTGCCATCCAGGATGCTGATGGCTCCCAGAGCTTTCAGTTCACGTAcaaagaggagctgctggggtacatgctg GACTTCATAAAAGAGGAACCGATGGATTCCCTGGCCTCTCCTGTTCGCCTCACGGCCATGCTTGCCATTAAGCACCTGAG CAAGGTGAAACCCTCCCTGAATCGGGATGCAAACAGAAGCCTGCTTGAAACCTGCCTCAGGTGCCTGGTAcctctcccagctgtgcagcacctgacacaggaggggGAGACAGCTCAGGACTCATTGCAAATACAG TCCTTGCACGAGTTGTCCATGCAGGCCTTGGGCGAGCTCATGAGAGGCCTCCTTGAAGAAGACCCCACTGAGAGCTGGGTCATGGAGATGTTCCAC CTTCTTGAGCCATGGCTTTCAGTTGacaaggagtgggagagggacagggccttGCAGGGCAGTGCCCAGCTGCTTGCCGCCTGCCGAGAGGCCGTCTACTGCAGA CTGCAAGAGCCCTTTGGGAAAACCGggttcctgctggggctgctggcgcCCTACTCCTGCGCCTCTCTCGCCACATCCCGGCTGTGGGCTGCTGACTGCattgcctgcctcctccccatacAAG ATCAGTCCATGGGCATGgatgcagcagaggaggagctgaaggGTATCCGGGAGGAGCTGAAAGCCTCCACCCCCGAGACTGTGCTTGCCGCATCCTCCCGCATGGCCAAG GTCCTTGGAAAATATTGTCCATCAAGCCAGACCCATGAGTTCATGGAGACCATGCTGACTGGCATGCTGAGAGCCAGCCCCACATGTGCCACAGCAGGAGGACATTGGCTCCtcagaatcatcaaggagcatggAGAGGCCCTGCTGAAGGAG gtgcCGGACATCCTGGGCACCATAACGATGCACATGCCAGCTATGCAGGAAGGGTGCATGaagagctgcctgctggaagCTGTGGCCAGTCTAGCAGGCTTCCACGTAGAGGCCGTCACCAGCAGCCTGCTTTGTAGACCTCTGCCCATGGACAG TGACACCTCTGAATTGTGGTGGGCGATGGGTGGAGGCGATGATTTCTCCATCCACGTGCTGCATTTGTTCCTCGCCAAGCTGGACCATCGGGCTGAGACGGAGAGCAGCTCACTCACCGTAGCATTTGAGCCACTGGCA gcAACCTGTGCTGCTTTGGAAATCATCAGCACCCTGCAGTGTGGCCAAGTGCTGAGGGACATGCTCCCAGCCATGCTGCGTGCTCTTGTGGAGCAAACAAGCCACACCGTGGGGCAAAAAATGCCAGCGCCcggcgggagcctgagcagcattACAGAGGGCCAAGTCCACGTAGTGGGCAACCcttgcaggtga